A window of Gorilla gorilla gorilla isolate KB3781 chromosome 5, NHGRI_mGorGor1-v2.1_pri, whole genome shotgun sequence genomic DNA:
aTATTAGTATAACGTCTCATAACAGGCTTTATCATAGacaacagtttaaaatatatttcctatagGCCatatgctgtggctcatgcctataatcccagcagttagggaggccaaggtgggaggattgcttgagcctaggagttcgagaccaacctgggcaacatggccaaaccttgtctctacaaaaaattaaaaaattagccaggggtggtggtgcgcacctgtgatctcaactactcaggctgaggcaggagaatcacccgaGCCCAGGAGCTAactgttgcagtgagctgtgatcgcatgatcaaggcactccagcctgggtgacagagtgagaccctgtctcaactacataaaaataaaattaaaaattagccaggtgtggtagtgcatgcctacagtcccagctacttgggaggctgaggcaagaggatcctttgagcccaggagtttgaggttgtagtgagctatgatcacaccactgttaCCATCTCATTTTGTATACCATCTTAATTTGTGatttgtaaaaggaaaaataaaaaatattaaaaaaaataataaagatcatgccactgcactccagcctgggcaacagagtgagaccctgtctcaaaaaataataataatttaaaagtatatatctcctgctcaaaaaaaaaaaaaaaaaatttcaccagcTAGAGTAGCAATGGGAAACAGCCAGGCTTTTTACTCAATAAAGGGGTCAGGCAGTTCCCAGGGATCACAACATTAGGGACAACTCACCATCCCACACAGGTCACCCCTGTGATTGCTTTTCTTGTATCTTTACTTTTGGCAGCAGAAATGAGCAAAGTCCACTGCAGAAAATACAAAGTCTACTTCTTTCACCCTGGGCTGAGGAAAGGAATCAGGGAGGGGATTTCCCAGATGGTTCCTTGCCATCTGTTATTGAAACTTGCAAGGAATAACGGTCATGTTCTCCTAAATACAGGGCTCCCCACTTGGTCAACTTCAAGTGCAAATGAGAACTCCCACAGGTGCTTTAATAAGCTCCTTTGTGTAgatattcttaaaaataagacCACCACAGGTACAATCCAGTATTTGTAACCAACACTACTCACCTTCTTCTACCACCTCCCCGACGAAAACCTTGGAAATACCAGACATAGCAATAACAACATTCTGAGACACAGAGGTGCCAGTGATGGACTGGATCAGCTTGAAAGAAGCACAAAGACTCCGTGATCACAATAGTCAAAGACTGGCTTTGGAACACAGTACCAAGTAATTCACAGAAAAAGGTAAGATAACTGAAGTGCATTTTTTTTCCCACCTAAATAATCCACTGACTTGTCTAACACCTCACTTCAAATGCCAATGGACATGGCTCTTGAGTTCAGTTCTAAAACATGATGGAGATGAAGTGTGGTGGTCCATCCTTACCCTTTTGATGGCTGCCTTAGGGAAAGCTGAGCGACGATACATTTCATAACGGTTCAGCTGCtcctcagaaaaagaagaaaccaggATTCTAAACAAAGATCCAAGTAACTAAGTTAACTTATAAGAACAAATACTCAAGATATTATGAAGTCAATAAAAGTTTCAGACAATTCAAAAATGAATTCTTAAAGGTGTCAATGGCATTAGGCTTGGTGCCTTGAGGAATGAAGATAAAACACTTCTACTCCAAAGGAATTTGAGAAAACGTAAAACAAAAACTTCTTTTCTTACCTGTTAACAAAAAGAACAACACTGGGTCACTCTATCATACCACACAGACTGTTTTCAGCATTAGATACTATCTCCATAACTCTGCCTTACTGAATTTCACACTGATGGTAAAAATTTAATATACAAATTTATAATCAAACCAGTAGTTTTCAACATTAACAGATTTAGgggaaatatctgcaaaatatGTGGAAACAGTTAATACTCCTAATGTATAATTCTTTCAAATGAATAAAGGGGCCATatcaatttttgaaaatgaacaaagtatGTGAACAGGAAATTTACCAAAATACCAATGGTCAATCAACATGGGGGAAACAACCTTCATTAttaactaaagaaatattattttcatagataacatttttcataaatcagaccactattaaaaaaagaatggtaTTAGAATAtgggacacaaacacacatgctggcAGAGTGAACTGGAACACCTTTTTGGAGAGAAATTTGGAAATACATATGAAAAGCCtttgaaaatgttcatactaTTTGGATTAGCAATTACACCTCCAGGAGTTTATCTTAGGAAGTAATGGACAAGTACGCAAAGATATGTCCAAAGATCCTCATCATAATGTCAAAAGTAAAAATACCCAACCAGAACCACTATAGGGATTGGTTAAATTATAGTTCAACAACATAATGGGATAcaatgtagccattaaaaatgatgatttATGAGCATATTTACTGACATGAAAATATTTAGCTATACATATCAAACATCtaaaaaaactttgaaaaggTACATACCCAAACATTATACCCAACTATACACTTAGAGTGAACTCTGCGTGGTGAGTTTAtgggtgatttttttctatttttctgtattctCTGAATTATTTGCAATGAGCCCATACTACTTTTACAATCAGAAAATGTAATAaagctatttctatttttaagaaaactatGACCTAGATGTATAATTAGTGACATGGAAAACATTCACCATATCTAATGTGAAAAATAGGCTACAAACCAGTATTTGacatttgtggaaaaaaaaatttatagatatatatgtatagaaacTATCATGAAACTTATAAGCAGGATATATCTCTGTGGTaaggtaattattttttcttcttatctatttattttttttgagacagcatctggctctatcgcccaggctggagtgcagtggcacagtcttggctcactgcaacctctgcctcctgggttcaagtgattctcctacctcagcctcccaagtagctgggactacaggcacccgccacaacacctggctaattttttgtaattttagtagagacggggtttcaccatgttggccaggctggtctcaaactcctgacctcaagtgatccacccgcctcagcctcccaaagtgctgggattacaggtgtgagccacagatcTCGGCcttctttttatctatttatattttctatgctgtaacataattatttgaaaaaattgtttttggccaggcacggtggctcacacctgtaatcccagcattttgggaggctgaggcgggcagatcacgaagtcaggagttcgagacccgcctggccaacatggcaaaaacctgtatctactaaaaatacaaaaattagccgggcatggtggcaggagcctgtagtcccagctacctgggaggctgaggcaggagaatcgctcgaaaccagaaggtggaggttgcagtgagcagagattgcgccactgcactccagcctgagcaacgagagcgaaactccgtctcaaaaaaaaaaaaatttttaaatagaggccgggcacagtggctcatgcctgtaatcctagcactttgggaggccgaggcgggcagatcacctgaggtcatgatctcaagaccagcctggccaacatagtgaaaccctgtctctactaaaaatacaaaaattagctgggcatggtggtgcatgcctgtagtcccagctactcgggaggctgaggcatgagaatcatttgaactcaggacgtggaggctgcagtgagccgagatcacaccattgcactccagcctgggcgacacggtgagactctatctcaaaaaaaataaaaaataaaaaaataacataacataacataacattagagaaacggtttcactatgttgcccaggctggtctcaaacttgggcctcaagaaatcctcccaccttggccttctaaagtgttgggattacaggcgtgagccaccatgcccagccataatgTAGTAAtcgttttatttccttttgagtttataaaagaaaatttaaacaccaagaaaaatttattaaatttgtgTGGTCAAGTGAGAGCCTCGAAATGgggaatgataagaaagtgactTACTGCATCTTCTGAATCTCATCTTCATCtactttctgctttttctctttcttttctttggtatctattttcagttttttggctGCAGGATTAAGTAATGATGAGTCTTCCCTTTCAACTGTTGTTAAATCTGAGACATCCTGACTCTTGAGCTGGGAAGATGAAAGAAACTCTATTATATATTTGGCCTCCTTTCCAGGCTTGGGCAAAGTAAGAAGACATCATCCTTATCACAAAACAACAAATCCATTTATTGAGTAGTTTTTCAGTTCTAGGCACTGACTGTACCATCAAGGATAAGATACAGTATCTCTCCTAAGGGAAGATTATGGCTCAGCTAAGGAAACAAAACCTGCTAAATAATCTAGTTTTCCAGTTTGGCTATGAGCACAGCTCCAGTATCTGTTTACAAGGGTAATGAAATGCCACGGATCATGAAAATCACTCTCCCCCTGGGCCCACTCTTCTGACCTTATTTTTCAGAGGGGATGTCAGCAAAGTCCCCTCCATCCAGCCAGCTCTTCTGCTTCCAGATCAATAGATCTCTTTACTGCTGATTCCATATGGAAAGAATATTAAAAAGGAGGCCCCTTCTCATCAAAACAGTGTTTATTTCAATTTGGGACTTTCAAGTGAGCTTCTCACACGTAGTGCTCTTTTGTTCTTATTCTTCAATCCTACTGTTTCatgcaaatgtttattttacattaCTAGTCTTTTTGAAGATAGGTTTGTCTCTTGTTATTTATATCTCCCCCCCATCATCATTTAATGCAATTTTACTTCTGCTGGATGTTTAATAAATGCCTGTTCAAACCCCACTTAAAAGTAGgcaaagacacttctcaaaacaagacatacctgtggccaacaatcatgtgaaaaaaagctcagcgtcactgattagagaaatgcaaatcaaaaccataatgagataccatctcatatcagtcagaatggctattattcaaaagtcaaaaaataacagatactggcaaggttgtggaggcAAAGGAAAGCTTTTAAACTCTTGGTTGGAGTATAAATCAGTTCACCATTGAGGAAggcagtgtgacaattcctcaaagacctaaagacagaattaccatttgacccagcaatcccattactgggtatatacccaaaggaatataaattgttctattataaagacacatccacacttatgttcattgcagtgctattcacaatagcaaagacatggaatcaacctaaatgcccatcaatgatagactggataaagaaaatgtattttccagtatacaccatgaaatactatacagccatgaaaaagaaggagatcatgtcctttgcagggacatggatggagctggagaccattatctttagcaaactaatgtgggaacagaaaaccaaatactgcatgttctcaataacaagtgggaactaaatgatgacaACACACGAAAACATAGAGGGGAACACACACTGGGGTATATGGAAGGGTGAAGGGTATATGGGAGGGTGAAGGGTGgcaggagggaaaggatcaggaaaaataactaatggatactaggcttaatacctgggtgatgaaataatctatacaacaaacccctatgacacacatttacttatgtaacaaaacctgcacatcctgcacatgtacccctgaacttaaaaaactggctgtttaataataaaaatcaaatccaAACTTCACCCCCTCTGACTTAATGTAGAATCTTAAGTATACTACAAAACTCATTAATGAGATTTAACTTGTCCCTAAAGAGGAATTCAAATTTAAACTCATACAGGAATATGGGACTAGGTGGGATGAAGGTAGTCTATCTTTGACaatcttttcaatttctttttagttACTGATTTATACAAGTTTTCTAACTCTGCTTCAAGTTTGGTGGtttgtattttcctttaaaaaatgacctatttttctcagattttcacatttatttggcCTAAACTTGAACATTAAATGTCTTTATAACTTTAAAGATCTCCATATTAGTGCCTATAGCCTTTCATATTTTGTAATGttatacatttacattttaaataatcaggttttaattttatcatttatgttttttaatgtgCTAATTCATTAGTGTCTACTTCTATCCTTATTAACTCCTTGTTCCTACATTCTtctgatttattttgttctttatctttttttttttcccccagactcgctctgttgcccaggctggatcatagctcactgaagcctcaagtgatcctcttgtgtCAGCCTGCCAGGTAGCTAGATCTGCAGGCGTGACCCACTCCACTAGGCCCTTTTTCTGGTTTCTTGAGTTAGGTGCTTATTTGCAATATCTTCTGGttgttaataaaaatatgtaaggctatatatttttctttaaataaagctTTGGCCAAATCCCATATACTTCGATAAAGTGTTCTATTAATTTCTTTAGTCTAAaggctatttaaaaaatagtttaaaatttccagggggttcttttttggtgggggagaaGCTTTTTGTAGTTAATTTCAAGTTTAATGCATTGCGTTAACAAGATGTGGCCTgttatgatttctacttttaagaattcatatttttctttgtggTCTGGTACATGATcgatttttaaaagtgtttcagAAACAACAATTTTATCCTCTGTTCGGTGCAAATTTAGATATGTAGTGAGCTCTCTGTGTACTAAGCTCATTCAAATCCTTGCTGTCCTTGACACCTGTTTTAAAGTTtccttcttggccaggcatggtggctgccacctgtaatcttagcactttgggaagctgaggcaggaggattgcttgagcccaacgagttggagaccagactgggcaacataatgagaccttgtctctaccaaaataatatttaaaaaacctttagctggccgggtgcggtggctcatgcctataatcccagcactttgggaggccgaggcggatggatcatgaggtcaggagttcaagaccagcctgggcaacttgtgAAACTTGTGAAAcctcagctctactaaaaatacaaaaattagctgggcgcggtggcacgtgcctgtaatcccagctactggggaggctgaggcaggagaatcgcttgagcctgagaggcggaggttgcagtgagccgagattgcgccattgcaccccagcctgggcggcagagcgagactctgtctcaaaaacgaaacaaaacaaaacaaaaactttagctgagcgtggtgcaacatgcctgcagtcccagttactggggaggctgggataagaggattgcttgagcccaggaggcagagactgtgccactgcactccaggctgggtgacagagtgagaccttgtctcaacaaacaaaaactgccttaaaggagcttgcagtgagccaagatcacgccactgcacactccagcctgggcaacagagcgagactcggtctcaaaaaaaaaaaaaaacctgccttaAAATACTTTTGTcaaatcttctcttttcctttttctttcttttcttttcttttttttttttttttccgagacggagtctctggtacccaagctggagtgcagtggtgcgatctcggctcactgcattctccgcctcccaggttcaagcgattcttgtgcctcagcctcctaagtagccgggattacaggcgcccgccaccatgcccagctaatttttgtatttttagtagagacggggtttcgccatgttggccaggctggtctcaaactcctgacctcaggcgatccacccacctcggcctcccaaagtgctgggattacaggcgtgagccactacgcccagacaaattttctctttttctaaaagtttGTACTTTATACATTTTGATGCAACTTTATGCTCTGAAAGGCTATTTCCATCTAATCTACTATTCACCCACGATCTCTTAAACCCCTTCTAGCTGTAAGACCCCAAGATTCTACTTCTAGAAATGTAATCCTGAGAACGATGAGTTTCTGGTCCTGACCGATGCTCAGCTAGGCAACACTGCTGAACTCTCTGTAGCATAAAAACACCAGACCCAATTGATGGGTCCCTGAtcaccgggtgcggtggctcacgcctgtaatcctagcactttgggaggccgaggcgggcggatcacgaggtcaggagttccagaccagcctggccaacatggtaaaaccccgtctctactaaaaatacgaaaattagctgggcatggtggtgtgcgcctgtaatcctagctactcgggaggctgaagcaggagaatcgcgtgaacccaggaggcgcaggttgcagtgggccagagatcgcgccattgttcTCCAGCCCGGGCGACTCTTTTATAGAGTTACAGGTTAAATCGTGTTCGATATAAAAGTCTATATCGATATAGACTTTTCGATATAAAAGTCTATCTCCCTTTGACAGGTCTGATCGACCCTCCTTCCTATAAAGACAAAAGTTGTCTTAACATCTAAGAGGAACCATATTGCGGTGAAAGGGGTGCTACGAATCCTGGGTTTTACCTCTTGCACTACGTCTCAGTGTGACATTGGATCCCAATTTCCTCACTACCAAAGCCAACGGGCTATTAAAACTCCCTTAGAAGTAGCTTTAATCCCTAAAGACAAGactaaaaatattaacagtgCTTGAGCCTCTGGAACCGAACCAGCACTGGAGTTTTGTTTGGTCgtcccctctcttccccctcaAGATTAACGATCTGGAGGGAATTCTGGTGAGTTCGAGTTCTCGTAACTTGGGAGGGACTAACCAGAAGCCCGGCGAGCAGCCAGTAACACAATCTCTGGGTATTCCTTCAGCCTCATCAATACATCTCTTCCTACCTCGCCTTCCTCCGCTGCAGCTTCTTTCAAGTCCGCATCTGCGTCTCCGTCAGTTTCCTCTGGGATTCCATCGGTGTCGGTAGCCCCCGGGTCCCCGGGCGCAGCGGCCGTCTCATCCGACTCCCCTGTCTCTCCACCTTTGTCGGAAGGCGACTCGTGGGCATCGTCCATCACGGATAGGATTGGAGGGGAGAGGAGATATCGGAGATGCCTGAGGCGAAGCTCGGAACCCCGAGCTGCACAGGCCAGGATCTTACTTCCTGTCGTCGCGCAGCGATGACATCACCCCTACCGCTCTCCTGAGGGGTCATTTTGAGGCGCGCGTAGAGGACTAGAGGACTCATTTTAACTTTGGTTTGGCGACAGTGGGAAGCGGGAAAATTGGACGTAAAGAGCTCAGACTATGGATCCTCCTCGCTAGGAAACCAGCACTTGTGAAGGAGCGCAGTTTTGTTTACTAAATAACTTTTTCCTTTTCGCCTGTCTAAAAATGCAATGTCAGTTAATCCCTTCGTTAACCCCTCAGAGTAAAGTTGGAGGACTGGGAGAAAACTCAGTTCCGTTGTATGGCGGTGTCGTGGAATGAGGCTCCCCGGGATTGGTAAACTTTCAGGCAAGGACTCAACCTTGTATATTTCAACTGGCCCGAAACCGCGGGCCTGTGTGTACATAGAATTGCTAGCATTTCCCCTCCATTCCGCAAGCACCTTAACAACAAAAAGTCATATAGCTTGAGCAGAATTTAtccaattcatttattcatccataacTATTGACTGCGTACTTCGATTTAGAAACAGTGCTAGTACCAgggaacaaaacacacacagTTTCTACccaattaaatgatttttttcagttCGCCAGTACTCAAGATTGAGGTTTGTTTTTACAAGTCTGACACTTTTCTATCAGTTTGGTTAATCTCATTAAAACTAAGAGGAAAGCCTAAAGAGAGGAAGGTGTCTCCTTTGAACGTTTCACTTTAATGAACTAGTTCACGTACTGGGAGGATGAAGTGGTGAGGatatttctatttcaaaattttcttctcttccctcatTGAGATATGAGGGGGAGGGCGTTTTATCCACCTGGGTATGACTAGGTCCCCGCACctattacatatttaatttatGCGTGCTGAAAGAATGGACTTGGAAATGTAGGTGCGCGTTACCACATTTATCTCTTTGTTTCTACGCTGCCGGGACGAATTACCGTATTTCCTGTCCCAGGAGCTCCCAAAACCTTTGGGGAAGGAGCGCACTTCGGGAGGCGCGTACAGGTGGGCCTGTTTGTCCCTTTCCACCTGCATAATGGGGGCCCACAAGGCGCTGTCCCCATGCCCCGAGAGGCGTGTCTCGGCACAGCAAAGTCCACCTGCGCTGGTCCGCGGAGCCCCGCCCAGCTAGGTGAGCTAGGGGGCGGGGCGCGGGGGCGCGGTGACGCGTGACGCCGGATCCCGGAAGTGACGCGCTCGTGGGGAAAAGGCAGGGAGGGGGTGGTGTCCCCAGCCGGTTTGGGGGGTGCGTTGCCCGGAGACGGAAAGTTTGGGAGCCCGAGCAGGCTCGGCTGCAGCCTCGGGGAGGGGGTCCAGCGGGTGGCGgccctggggatggggaaggagcAGGAGCTGCTGGAGGCGGCCCGCACCGGGCACCTCCCGGCGGTGGAGAAGCTGCTGTCCGGGAAGCGGCTCTCCTCAGGCTttgggggcggcggcggcggtggctctgggggcggcggcggcggcggcggcagcggcggcggcggcggcctcgGCTCTTCCAGCCACCCCCTCTCCAGTCTGCTCAGGTGGGTACGCGCCGGGGCCGGGCCGCTGCCTGCAGACCCCGTCTCCCCCACCCGTCTCTTGGGTCCCCAGAGAGATCGGGGGTCCTGAGACTCGGGCGGGGTGGGCTTGTGGCGTGCCCGGGGCGAGGCAGGCGGCTCTCGGGCCAGGGTACCGGAGGGCGCGCGGGTCCGAGTCCACGCTGCTCCGGGCTCGCCTGGTCTCCCGTTCTGACCCGGCTGCGAAGAATGGTGGGAGTGCCCAGGTGGCAGCCTCCGCCTCATGGCACAGCCAGGGTTCACCCTCGCTAGCTACAGGGTGCCAGCTATCGTAGCTCACAAAAGCCAATTAAGAGca
This region includes:
- the TAF11 gene encoding transcription initiation factor TFIID subunit 11 isoform X1 — protein: MDDAHESPSDKGGETGESDETAAAPGDPGATDTDGIPEETDGDADADLKEAAAEEGELKSQDVSDLTTVEREDSSLLNPAAKKLKIDTKEKKEKKQKVDEDEIQKMQILVSSFSEEQLNRYEMYRRSAFPKAAIKRLIQSITGTSVSQNVVIAMSGISKVFVGEVVEEALDVCEKWGEMPPLQPKHMREAVRRLKSKGQIPNSKHKKIIFF
- the TAF11 gene encoding transcription initiation factor TFIID subunit 11 isoform X2 translates to MDDAHESPSDKGGETGESDETAAAPGDPGATDTDGIPEETDGDADADLKEAAAEEGELKSQDVSDLTTVEREDSSLLNPAAKKLKIDTKEKKEKKQKVDEDEIQKMQILVSSFSEEQLNRYEMYRRSAFPKAAIKRHWMCVRSGEKCHHYNPNI